A portion of the Equus quagga isolate Etosha38 chromosome 17, UCLA_HA_Equagga_1.0, whole genome shotgun sequence genome contains these proteins:
- the LOC124229073 gene encoding proteoglycan 3-like — protein sequence LLPLLLLGTVAALHLKNDEPHLDIRETQADLIQDVEGSGEQEGELALTEEVIQSEGEEAEASTNQDIFEDDQAMESDPAALAEQFQCPREEETVQLCGHPGCKNVNYLLVRSPMDFRQSQNVCRRCYRGNLVSIHSSSLNYHIQISITGINEGQVWIGGFLKDWFQYKRFFWTDGSTWDYENWAPGEPGNGRGDCVAVSSRGGHWRRAPCSRFLPFICSF from the exons ctcctgccccttctcctgctGGGGACAGTTGCTGCTCTTCATCTGA AGAATGATGAACCCCATTTGGACATCCGAGAGACACAGGCAGACCTGATCCAGGATGTGGAAGGttcaggggagcaggagggagagttGGCCCTGACAGAGGAGGTGATCCAgtcagaaggagaggaggctgaggcttCCACCAATCAAGACATCTTTGAGGATGACCAGGCCATGGAGTCGGACCCAGCAGCCCTAGCTGAACAGTTTCAGTGCCCCAGGGAAGAGGAAACAGTACAATTATGTGGCCATCCTGGGTGCAAGAATGTCAACTACCTTTTGGTGCGGAGCCCCATGGACTTTAGACAATCTCAG AATGTCTGCAGGAGGTGCTACCGAGGCAATCTTGTCTCCATACACAGCTCCAGTTTAAACTATCACATCCAGATCTCGATCACGGGGATCAACGAAGGCCAGGTCTGGATTGGAGGCTTCTTGAAGGACTGG TTCCAGTACAAGAGATTCTTCTGGACTGATGGGAGCACCTGGGATTATGAAAACTGGGCCCCAGGGGAGCCTGGAAATGGGAGAGGCGACTGTGTTGCTGTAAGCAGCAGAG GGGGTCACTGGCGAAGAGCTCCTTGCAGCAGGTTTCTGCCCTTCATCTGCTCCTTCTAA